A single window of Penaeus chinensis breed Huanghai No. 1 chromosome 9, ASM1920278v2, whole genome shotgun sequence DNA harbors:
- the LOC125029116 gene encoding eukaryotic translation initiation factor 3 subunit H-like, which produces MSSSRKTVAISGRNKRETENSRVNINVVQLEGLALMKIIKHCHEEGAGNTDVAQGVLLGLVVDERLEITNCFPFPRHADDVDEEDYQLEMMRHLRKVNVDHLSVGWYQSTQLGNFITTQLLESQFSYQTSIEESVVLIYDPIKTARGFLSIKAYRLTPEAINTVQERDYTPEALKKGRLGYENLFQEIRLVIKNSHLVNTLMCELYEMMPSSEGMQFLDLGTMSTLDRQLRCLMDYVDDLSQEANKFNNFQRQNAKQLQDKHKFMQKRAAENAQRQARGEPPLPEEDVSKQFKPIAPLPRLDAMITSGQISNYCKQISQFCSQSLGKLYVAKALQNDRK; this is translated from the exons ATGAGTTCCTCCCGCAAAACCGTCGCAATTTCTGGGCGAAATAAGCGAGAAACTGAAAATTCTCGTGTCAATATCAATGTGGTGCAGCTGGAAGGCTTG GCATTGATGAAAATCATCAAGCACTGCCATGAGGAAGGTGCCGGCAACACAGACGTGGCTCAGGGTGTCCTGCTTGGCCTGGTCGTGGACGAGAGGCTTGAGATCACAAACTGCTTCCCATTCCCACGCCATGCTGATGATGTCGATGAAG agGATTATCAGCTGGAAATGATGAGGCATCTGCGCAAAGTCAACGTAGACCACCTTAGTGTTGGCTGGTACCAGAGCACACAGCTTGGTAACTTCATCACCACACAGCTCCTTGAGTCTCAGTTTTCCTACCAGACAAGCATTGAAGAGTCAGTCGTTCTCATCTATG ACCCTATCAAGACTGCCAGGGGCTTCCTCTCCATCAAGGCATACCGTCTGACCCCAGAGGCCATTAACACTGTCCAGGAGCGTGATTACACCCCTGAGGCCCTAAAGAAGGGAAGACTAGGCTATGAGAATCTCTTCCAGGAGATCCGATTAGTCATAAAGAACTCTCATCTCGTCAACACACTCATGTGTGAATTATATGAG ATGATGCCCAGCAGCGAGGGTATGCAGTTCCTTGACTTGGGCACAATGTCGACACTTGACCGCCAGCTTAGGTGCTTAATGGACTACGTGGATGACCTCAGCCAAGAAGCCAACAAGTTCAACAACTTTCAGCGACAGAATGCCAAGCAGTTGCAGGACAAGCACAAGTTCATGCAGAAGAGG GCTGCAGAGAATGCCCAGCGCCAGGCCCGTGGAGAGCCCCCTCTGCCTGAGGAGGATGTTAGCAAGCAATTCAAGCCCATTGCTCCCCTGCCAAGACTTGATGCTATGATCACCTCTGGACAGATTTCGAACTACTGCAAGCAAATTTCGCAGTTCTGCAGCCAGTCACTGGGCAAGCTGTATGTGGCTAAGGCATTGCAGAATGATAGGAAATAA